CCGCTGGTCACCTGGCTGTCCGACCCGCTGCTGCAGGCGATCGCCGCCGAGAACCGCCACAGCGAGACGGCCTTCCTCGTCAAGGGCGGCGACCACTACGCCCTGCGCTGGTTCACGCCGGCCGTCGAGGTGAACCTCTGCGGCCACGCAACGCTGGCCGCGGCGCACGTGCTCTTCACGCACCTGGGCGAGCCGGGCCCGCGCCTGGAGTTCCGCAGCCACAGCGGGCCGCTCTTCGCCGAGCGGCAGGCGGGGCGCATCGCCCTCGACTTTCCGGCCCTGCCCCTGCGCCCGCGGCCCGTGGACGCGGCCCTCGTCGCCGCCCTCGGCTGCATGCCCGAGCTGGCGATGCGCGAGGACGACATCCTCGCCGTGCTGCCGGACGCCGAGAGCGTGCGCCGCCTGCGGCCCGACCTCGCCGCCGTCGCCGCCCTGGACTGCCGCGGCCTGATCGTGACGGCGCCGGGCCGCGACTGCGACTTCGTCTCGCGCTTCTTCGCCCCGGCGGCCGGTGTGGATGAGGACCCGGTGACGGGCTCCGCGCACTGCCTGCTCGCGCCCTACTGGGCCGAGCGCCTGGGCAAGCGCGAGCTGCACGCCCGGCAGCTCTCGCCGCGGGGCGGCGAACTCTTCTGCCGTCTGCTCGGGGAGCGGGTCGAGATCGCGGGCCAGTGCCGCGACTACCTGCGCGGCGAGATCGCGCTGCCGGACGCGCTGATCTAGCCCGGCGGCTTGATCGCCGCTCGCCCATTCGCCACAATGCGCGGAGACCAGGTCCCGGAGACTGCCATGGCCCCCGCGCTCTTCGTTCTCTACGTCGCCGACCAGCCGGCCGCCCGTCGCTTCTGGGCCCGCGTGCTCGT
This is a stretch of genomic DNA from bacterium. It encodes these proteins:
- a CDS encoding PhzF family phenazine biosynthesis protein; amino-acid sequence: MRVPYFVVDAFASAPFTGNPAGVCPLVTWLSDPLLQAIAAENRHSETAFLVKGGDHYALRWFTPAVEVNLCGHATLAAAHVLFTHLGEPGPRLEFRSHSGPLFAERQAGRIALDFPALPLRPRPVDAALVAALGCMPELAMREDDILAVLPDAESVRRLRPDLAAVAALDCRGLIVTAPGRDCDFVSRFFAPAAGVDEDPVTGSAHCLLAPYWAERLGKRELHARQLSPRGGELFCRLLGERVEIAGQCRDYLRGEIALPDALI